One window of Watersipora subatra chromosome 3, tzWatSuba1.1, whole genome shotgun sequence genomic DNA carries:
- the LOC137391943 gene encoding NPC intracellular cholesterol transporter 2 homolog a-like, with amino-acid sequence MQSQLVFCVVIVILAVVSAGSLPLKDCGSKAGKVTSISLDPPPVGSCTFPRGKNVTATLNLEIDEATSKLTVKCKGDVVVWVNFPLPNNDACSQGVTCPTTSGSSYTFKTVIPILHEYPSLRLVVQLEFQDDNGQDAICVQFPGEIC; translated from the exons ATGCAATCTCAATTAGTATTCTGCGTGGTGATAGTTATTTTAGCTGTGGTGTCGGCTGGAAGCTTGCCGCTTAAAGACTGTG GTTCCAAAGCAGGCAAGGTCACCAGCATTTCTCTTGATCCACCACCAGTTGGCTCATGCACATTTCCCCGTGGTAAAAATGTAACAGCAACATTGAACCTGGAAATTG ATGAAGCTACCAGCAAGCTAACAGTCAAGTGCAAAGGAGATGTAGTGGTCTGGGTTAACTTTCCTCTGCCCAATAATGATGCGTGCAGCCAAGGGGTAACATGTCCAACCACCTCTGGTTCATCATACACCTTCAAAACTGTCATCCCGATATTGCACGAGTACCCATCA CTACGACTGGTAGTGCAGCTGGAGTTCCAAGATGACAATGGGCAGGATGCCATCTGTGTTCAGTTTCCTGGAGAAATATGCTAA